ATTTTTATATAAACAAGGTATAAAATGATATTTCTACATCGTCAAAATAATCTAGAGTGGTATAATAAAAATTATGGTATAGAAATTGATTTAAGATATAATGGAAAATTAATATTAAATCATGATCTATTGAAGAAAAATATCTTATATTCTTATTTTGAGGAAAAAATTCAATTTATGAAAAATATTCCTATTATTTGTAATGTAAAAGAATCAGGATTAGAAGAAAAAATTATAGAATTACTTGGTAATAATTTTGAGTATTATTTTTTAGATTCTCAAATTCCAGATATTTTAAGATTATCAAAAGATGGACATCAGGGTAAATTTATCATCAGAATTTCAGATGTTGAGTCTTATAATGAAAAACTTATGGAGATTAGTAAGCCTAAATATGTATGGGTGGATTATTCACAATTTTCTAGTTTTGATATTAAGGATTATCAAGAATTTATTTATAATATCAAGCCAAAATTAGAGCAAGTTGAACCTATATTGGTTTCTCCTGAGTTATATGATTTATCATATACGAAACTTATAAAACCTATTCAAAGTATTCTACCAAAAGGATTTTCTGTGTGTACTAAAAAACCTGAGCTATGGAGCTTTTATGTTTAATTTAAGAAAAATAGCTGAAAAATATAAACTTATTATGGTTGATATTGATAATACCTTGTTTAATTACACATTTGCACATAAAAATGCTTTAGAAGCTGTAATGAAACAATATAATCTTACACTAGAAGATTATGATCTAGCAAAAAAGATGATTGCAAAGAGGGGATTATCTGCAAATCATCATAAAAAAGAATTGTATTTTAAAATTATTTGTGAAAATAAAAATATTCATTTTTCAAAAGCTAGTGAAATGTTTGAGTTGTATGTTTCTATTTTTACAAGAAATTTAAAAGTAGATAAAACAATGTTTGAATTTTTATGTTTTATTAAAACTCTTAATAAAAAAGTAATAGCTATAACAAACTTTTATTTTATTGAGCAAATCCATAAACTAAATTGTGCGAATTTGACAAATATGATTGATTATTTGGTATGCTCTGAAGAATTTGAGCTTGAGAAACCAAATAAAGTGCTTGTTAATAGAGCTTTAGAGCTTTATGGGAAATTTATTGATGAAGAAGAAATTGTAATGATTGGAGATTCTATCGCCGATGATTTTCTAGGAGGAGGATATAGGATAAATTATTATCCATATAATTGTTCAAAGCTACTGATTTCAATTTCTGGAAAAAGTGGAAGTGGAAAGACTACTTTGAGTAATGCTATTGATGAAATATACAAAAGTTTTATTATTAGTACTGATGGTTATCATAAATATGAAAGGCATTCTAAGATGTGGGAGAGGGTGACACACTATAACCCAGAAGCAAATAATCTTATTCAGTTAGCTATGGATATAAAACATATTTATCAAGATATAGGAAATAAACTATATATACCATTATATGATCATAAAAATGGAGTGATTATTAAATCTGATGAGATTAAGATTAAAGATTTAGATATTGTGATTATAGAGGGTTTACACACTTTATATCAAGAGGTTATAGGAGATTTTGTAAAAATTAAAATATATATTGATTCAGATGAAGCAGATAAACAGAAGATAAATAGAGATAGTAAAGAAAGAAATTATAGTCATTCTAAGATTATAGATACTATACAAAAACGAGAGGAAGATTATAAAAAATATCTTGAAAAACAAAAAGACAATGCAAATTTTCTAATTATAGTTAGAGATGGTATTTTTAAAATATGCTTAAGGGATATATTGTTAAATAATTACTTGCAAAAAGAATATACTGGTAGATATGAAGATTTGATCCAAACCGTAAAAGATATTTTTGATCTGATTTTGAAAAATAGATGGGTAATGGAAAATGATGTATAATAATAAAAAGCTTGATGGGTGTATTAAAGACTACCAAGAATTGCGTAAAATTTTTGGTAATATTTTAGATGCCCCATCAAAAGGTGGAAATATTTCTATAAAGAATGATGAATATTTTATTATTAAGGCTTCAGGTGAGGATTTAAAAAAAGAGCATAAAATTTCTATTTTTAAAAATAATGTCAATTCTTTTTCTTATTACAAAGATTATTCTGTAGATATTGTGAAACCATCTATGGAGATCAAAATGCATATGGTATTTAAAAATAAATATGTAGCACACTATCATCCTGTTTATATTTTACCTTATTTATGTGCCAAAGAATATAAATTTGAAAATTATGAAACTATTGATTTTGCCTTACCCGGAAATGATTTATATGAAGCATTAAGTAAAAGTTATTCTTATCAAGAAAAGGGTGTTACGTTGTTGCGAAATCATGGTGTTGTTATTTACGCAGAGCAAATTCAAGATATAATAGAATTATATAATCAATTAAAAAGTGAATTTTTTGAACAAAATGATTTTGTTTATACTCCAGATGATGCAGTTGATAAGACTAATGAGGAGCTATGGTTGTTTAGAAATGTAATGGAAAATATTGCTAGTAAAAAACAAATTAATCTAAACCCATTAAAAGTGAGTGAAATTAATAAACTGTTAAATTTACCTGATGAGCAATACAGAAAAAAAATTATGGAAAGTGAGAATTAGAATGAATATTATTATACCTGCAACTGGAGTAGGCAAGAGATTTAAAGAAGCCGGATATAAAGAATTAAAACCTTTTATTAAAGTTATGAAAAACAAAGTTATCTTGGACTATGTAGTTGAATGCTTTGAAGTTCAAAATGATATTTTTTATTTTATTGTCCAAGAGCGTGAGAAAAGTAAATTTGAAGATTTTGCTTTATCTAGAAAAATTAATGCGAAAATTATTGTCTACAAAGGGGAAAAATTAGGACCTGCTGGAAGCTTATATGGTGTGGTGTCGCAGTTGCAAGATATACTTGATGAGGAAGTTATTATTAGCTATTGTGATTTTGGACAAGAATGGAATTATAAGGATTTTCTACAATTTGCACAAAAAAACCTAGATGTTCAGGCTATAATTCCTTGTTATACTGGTTATCATCCTCATTTATTACCTTTAGAGAATGTATATGCAGCATGTAAGGTGTATGAAGATACTTATAAAGTATATGAAGTTATAGAAAAATATAATTCTAAGAATAAATTTGAAGAATATTATTCTTCCGGTATTTATTATTTCAGAACTTTAAAGTTGGCTATTGAAGCAATAAAAAAACAAATAGAAGCCAAAGATATGGTTTCCGGGGAATATTATGTGTCTGTAACTAATAATTATATAGAAAATGTTTTATGTTATCCTTTTATAGAGAAATTTTATCAATTTGGCACTCCAAAAGACTTTGAATATGTAAAAGAAAAACTTAACTCACAAGATGTTAATAACGAAAAAACAAAAATACAAAATACTATTATATTATCTGCTGGTAGAGGAGAGAGATTTTTAAATCTTAATTTTAACCAACCAAAACCATTTTTACCTCTTGGTAAAACAAGTATTATAGAAAATATAATTGATACTTTAAAAAATGTTGATACGAATATTATTTGCGTTGGTGCACAAGATCATGAAAAATATTGGGAAAATATAAAACAAGAAATAAGGTTCGTAAAACCGAATAAGATTGGTGCGGCATATTCTTATAAAGAATCTTGTGGAGATTTGTCAGGTGATGTTTTAATTCTTCCGTGTGATTTGATTGCCAAGCATGTTAATAAGGAATTTATAAGATTGCAAAAAGAATATGAAGTTATTGTATTTGTTACATATGCTTCTAAATATAATATTAATAATCCGCATTATTTTACTTGGGTAGATGGGGAAAATAACAAAATAGATAATATTTTTGTTAAAAATAGATCTAATGATGCAAATTTAGTAATGATAGGAAGTTTTTATTTTAAGGAAAATTCTTTGTTATTAGAATATATAAATAAAATATTCCAAGAAGATATAAAAACTAACGGTGAATTCTATATAGATAATGTATTTGAATTGTTAATTAAAACACATAAGATAGGCTATATAATCGTTGATAATTATTTCTCTTTTGGAACTCCAGATGAGTATTTGGAAAATAAGTATTGGTTTTGTAAAATAAATATAAAGGAAAATAATGGCGATAGAATTTGATATACAAGAATCAAAAATTTTAAAAGGAGTATATATAATAACTCCTAATAAATTTAGAGATTTACGTGGAGAAATATGGACAGCTTTTACAAGTGAAGTCATAGATAAACTTTTGCCAGATAATCTTCAATTTATACATGATAAATTTATTCACTCTAGACATAATGTCATAAGAGGTATACACGGGGATCATAAAACATATAAACTAGCTACTTGTGTTTATGGAGAAATACATCAGGTTGTGGTTGATTGTAGACAAGATTCGCCTACTTATTTAAAACATGAAAAATTTATAATAAATCAAGATAATCAAAAAATTATCTTAGTTCCAGCTGGATTTGGAAATGCACATTATGTAAGTAGTGAAAGTGCAGTGTATTATTACAAATGTGCATATAAAGGAGAATATGTGGATGCGAATGAACAATTCACTTATGCTTGGAATGATGAGAGAATAGGGGTTGATTGGCCAACAAAATCTCCAGTCCTTTCAGAAAGAGATGTATTAGCTTCAAAAGGAAATTAAATGAATAAAGATTCTAAGATTTATATAGTAGGACATCGCGGATCTGCTGGAAGTGCCATAATGGAAAAATTGCAAAAACTAGGTTATAATAATCTAATATATGCAACAAGAGAAGAGTTAAACTTACTTGATTTTAGTGTTGTAAAAAATTTTTTTGATAATAATCAACCAGAATATGTTTTTTTTGCAGCGGCAAAAATGAGTGCTTTGGGTGTAAAAGCTCCAGCTGATATTTTATACGAAAATTTAACAATTCAGAATAATATATTTTTCAATTCGTATAGTTCAAATGTAAAAAAATTAATTTTTTTTGGTAGCTCTTGGATGTATCCTCAGCATGCAGACAATCCTATCAAAGAAGAAAGTTTGCTTACAAGTGAGTTAGAATATAATGCTGAACCATATGCTTTAGCAAAGATTGCTGGAGTTAGAATGTGTGAATTTTATAATTTACAATATAATACTAATTTTATTTCAGTTGCATTGACTAATTTATATGGAAAAACAGCTGATTATAACTTAAAAACAGCTAGGGTATTGCCAGCGATGCTTAGAAAATTTCATTTAGCAAAACTTCTTAATGAAAAGAGGTATGATGAAATTTTATTAGATCTTAACTTGCAAGATCAAGATGAAGCGATAAGTTATCTTAATACCAATGGAATTCATAAAGAACATATAGAGCTTTGGGGTGCAGGTAAGACTAGGAGAGAATTTATACATTCAGAAGATTTGGCAGATGCTTGTATATATATAATGAATAATATTAATTTTAGCGATCTATCTAAAAATAATATAAAAAATACACATATTAATGTGGGCACGGGTAGTGATTTATCTATTGCAGAATTAGCTTATTTAATAAAGCAAATTACACAATACCAAGGTGAAATAAAATTTGATATAAGTAAGCCAGATAGCTCTATGAATAGATTGCTCGATTGCTCTAAAATTCAGTCTTTTGGTTGGAAGCATAAAATAGAACTTGAAGAAGGTATTAAGATGATGTATGAGCAATATTTATTGCTAAAATAAAGTATTGTATTTGCTAATAAATAGTTTTAAAGGAATAATAATGAAGATAGGAATAATTGGTGCTGGTATATCTGGTATGTCTGTTGCAAGGCTTTTAAAAGATAAATTTGAAGTTGAAGTTCTAGAAAAATATAATGTAGTAGGTGGTATTGCTAGAACGAGAGATGTTAATGGTGATGCGTATCATGTCAATGGTGGACATTGTTTTAATTCTAAATTTGGTGATGTTTTAGATTTTGTTTTTAATGTCGTATTAAGTAAAGATAAATGGAATTATTTGCCTAGAAAAGCTGAAATTTTATTTAAAGAAAATTGGATCACTTATCCTATAGAATTCTCAATTAAAGAAATAAATAATTTTGATCCAAATTTGGCTTTTAGAATAACTAATGAAATGTTTAATGCTTCTTACGAAAAAGGGAAAAATCTTGAAGAATGGTTTATAAATCATTTTGGACCAACTTTAGCAAAAGAGTATTTTATACCGTACAATACTAAAATTTGGGGTATAGCTCCGAAAAATATGGACAATGTGTGGATAGAAGATGAAAGACAAATGAAGCTTCCTGTTCCAACAAAAGAGAGTTTTTATAAATCTTTGATTGATAAAACAACAGATAAAATGTCCCATGCTAGCTTTTATTATCCTAAATCAAACAATCAAAACACTTTTATAGAGGCTATAGGAGAAGGAGTTGATATTATTATAAATTACGAGGTAAAAGATGTTAAAAAAGAAAGTAACCAATGGATTATTAATGGTGAAAAAAAATATGATCTCTTAATAAATACTAGCCCATTGGATTTGATTCCTAAAATTTTAAAAGATATTCCCAATAATATTTTGGGGTATTTTGAAAAATTAAAATTTAATAGAGTTAGTAATGTTTTATGGAAAATGAATTCCGAGTTTATTCCAACATGGGCATATATTCCAAATAAAGATTTCAAAATCCATAGAATTATAAATACAGGTAGATTTATGTATCCTTATAAAAATTGTTGTATAACTGAGATAATAGGAGAACATCCTATTGAAATTTTTGAAGAAGAAGGAAAAAAAATAGAATTTTTAGATTCAATTGTTTCACATAACATCACAGAGCATGCTTATCCTTTATTTGATTTAAATTATGTGAAATCTAAGAAAAATGCTTTAGAATATTTAAATTTTATTGGATTGATTTCTCATGGTAGATTTGGCGAATGGGAATATTATAATATGGATGTTTGTATAAAAAGATCCATAGATTTAGCAAAAAAAATAATAAATGAGTATTATCATGACTAATATCCTTCTTTGTGGTGGTAGCGGTACAAGACTTTGGCCGCTTAGTAGAACACTAATGCCAAAACAATTTTTAAAATTATTTGATGACAAATCTTTATTTGAGCTAGCTGTACAAAGAAATTCTAAAATTTGCTCCAATGTTTTGATAGTATGCAATGAAGAGCAATATTTCCTAGCCCTTGATCAAATTTCAAATACAAATAAGACTAGATTTATTTTAGAACCGCTAGCAAAAAATACTGCAGTAGCTATTACCTTAGCCTGTTTATCTTTACCCAAAGAAGAAATAGTATTCATCACACCAAGTGATCATTTAGTCAAAAATGAAAAGGCATATCAAGAAGTAATAGCTAAAGCTTTAGAAATTGCAAATGATAACTATCTTGTAACTTTTGGTATAAAACCTGATAGCCCACATATTGGATATGGTTACATTAAATCCAAAAATACTTATGATGTTGAAGCTTTTATAGAAAAACCAAATTTAAAAAAAGCAAAAGAATTTTTAGAAGATGGAAGTTATTTATGGAATTCAGGTATGTTTATGTTTAAAGTTGGTTTTTTCTTAGAGCAAATGCAAGCTTATTCAAAAAAAATATATGATTTTTGTTTAAAAGCACATAAAAATGCTTTAATACAAAATGATTTTATCAAAATCAAATCAGCAGACATGGAGAAAATTCCAGAACTAAGCATAGATTATGCCTTAATGGAAAAATCAAACAAGGTAAAAGTAATATCTAGTGACATTTCTTGGAGTGATGTAGGAAGCTTTGAAAGTTTAGCTAAAGAGTTTAGTGATGGTAAAAATTATACCAATACGAATGCTAAATTTTTAGATTCTAATAATATTTTTTGCTATGCAAGTGATAAAAAGAAATTTATAGCTACAATTGATCTTGATGATATATTTATCATAGACACTCAAGATGCACTTTTAATTAGTAAAAAATCATCATCCCAAAAAGTAAAGCAAATTCATGAAGCTATTAAAGAAAATGAAAATCTAAGCAAAAATCATCTTTGTACGCATAGACCTTGGGGAAGTTTTACTATACTTGAAGATGAAAAAGGATATAAAATCAAACGCATAGAAGTTAAACCTGGAAAACGACTTTCCTTGCAAAAGCATTTTCATAGAAATGAACATTGGATAGTTTTAAGTGGTACAGCAAGTGTAGAAATAGATGGAGTGGAAAATTTAGTAAGACCTAATGAGTCAATCTATATAAAAATGGGACAAAAACATCGTTTAAGTAATTATGGTAAAATTCCTGTTGTAATCATAGAAGCTCAAGTAGGTGAATACACAGGCGAAGATGATATAATAAGATTAGAAGACGATTATAAAAGGATATAGATGAAAAAAGTAGCGTTGGTAACTGGAGTTACTGGACAAGATGGAGCATATTTGTCTGAATTTTTACTTAATAAAGGTTATGAAGTACATGGTATAAAAAGAAGATCTTCTTTATTTAATACAGATAGGATAGATCATTTATTTGAAGGTCATCATGGCAAAAATAATAATTTTTATTTACACTATGGCGATATGACTGATTCTATGAATTTAACTAGAATAATAGCTGAAATTAAACCAGATGAGATTTATAATCTTGCTGCTATGAGTCATGTGCATGTTAGCTTTGAAACGCCTGAATATACAGCAAATGCTGATGGTATAGGAACTCTTAGAATACTTGATGCGGTAAGATTTTTAAATTTAACTCAAAAAACTAAAATCTATCAAGCTTCCACTTCGGAACTCTTTGGGAGGGTGCAAGAAACTCCACAAAGCGAAAAAACTCCATTTTATCCAAGAAGTCCTTATGCTGTAGCAAAAATGTATGCATATTGGATTACGGTAAATTATAGAGAAGCTTATAATATGTTTGCATGTAATGGAATTTTATTTAATCATGAAAGTCCTGTTAGAGGGGAAACATTTGTAACTAGAAAAATTACTCGTGCAGCTGCAAAAATAGCTTTAAATTTAGATGATATACTTTATCTTGGTAATTTAGATGCTAAAAGGGATTGGGGGCATGCAAAAGATTATGTAAAAATGATGTGGATGATACTTCAGCACGAAAAAGCTGATGATTGGGTTATAGCTACTGGAAAAACTACTACAGTAAGAGACTTTGTCAAACTTGCTTTTGAATACTGTGGGATAAAACTAAATTTTAAAGGAAATGGGATAGATGAAGAGGGTTTTATAGAAGATTTTGATCAACAAAGAGTTAAAGAGCTTTCTTTAAATTTTAACCATCTTCAAAAAGGCCAAGTAGTAGTAAAAGTAAATCCTAGATATTTTAGACCTACCGAAGTTGATTTGCTTTTAGGTGATCCTTCTAAGGCTGAAAAAGAACTAGGTTGGAATAGGGAATATGATCTTAAAAATTTAGTTAATGATATGATGAAAAGTGATTTGAAACTCATGAATAAAGATGTCTTTCTCAAAGAAGGTGGATATAAAATAATGAGGTATTATGAGTAATCCATAATATTTTTTATAACAAATTATAAAGTAACATTAATATTCTAAAAAAGTAAATAAAATTGATAAAGATGTGATAATGTATACATGCAATATAGAGTTTAATATAGAAAAATATAATATTCAAATTGGTGGAGGACTATATCAATATTTAAATTATGAGTGTTTGCTTAATTTACTAAAATTTGGTAAAAATGATATTGAAGATAATAAATTTTATATTATTACTAGTTTAGTATCTGATGAATATGTTTTTTTATTTCTAAAAGTAAATCAAAAATTTTTTATATTAGTTCAAAAATTTTCTATTGATATGGTAATTGACATTGAATCTAATAAGATAAACATCTTATCTAAAATTTCCAAAGAGCAAGTAGAAAATGCTTTAAATACATTAAAAATGAAAATTAGCTTTCTATATGATAATAATATAGATTTTTATAAAATTTTTTATATATATAATTATGAAAAACTAGAAACTTCGCGAAAAATACTTTTTCTTAATAGTTATCCTAGGCCATGGCATTATTTTCAAGACTTTTTATGTAAATTTTTTATTATAAAAAATAAAATTATGAAAGATAGGGTAATATCTATTCTTTCTTTGGTTAAAAACGAATATATAGATTTAAACTATGATGATATTGTTACATATGAATTTATAAGTGATGACGCAGCGAATCAATTTATTATAGAGAATGATTTTGTAGTATGGAGGCCTATTAGAAATTTTATCACTAAAGATGAATGTACTTTTAACATGAAGGAAAAATTTTATTTTTGGTTAAAAAACATTTCTCTAAAAAATTCTTTAGAGTTTAGAAATTCTATCATACAAGAAATTATAAAATATAAATATAAAATTTGGATTAGTGTTGCAAGACAGGGTAGAAAATGGATAGAACAAGAGCAAGGCATTATTGAATTATCAGAAAGTTTAAGAAAAATGTATGGTGATGAAGTATGTATTGTACTAGATAGTCTAACCTCTAGTTTGTATTATGGAAAAGAAGCTTATGGTTTGATAAATATGGATGAGATATTTTATATACATTCTTTGAGTAAAAATTTAAAAATTAAAAGTTTTAATATATTTGGATTTTCATCTGCGGAAAAAATCAACATAGCTCATTGTGTTGATTTTTATATCGGAAATATGAATACTGATATGCTTTATCCGTGTTATATTGCTAAAAAGCATGGGGTTTGTTATGGTAGTGTTGAGAACTATGATATTAAAAAACAAGATGAGGAAATTTTATATTTAAATTTTTTTCCAATTGAACATGTCAAAACAGTTAATCCTAGAAAAATATACTGTAGATCAGATTATTCTATAAATCCTTTTTATTTTGCAAAATATGTATCGCAACAGATATATTTTTACTTTACAAAAAATAAATAGCCAATGAAAGAAAATACGATGGTAAATAATTTATTAGAACAAATATACAATAGAAATTTGTATAAATCTTTTAAAATAGATAATCTTCTCCAAGAAAACCAGAAATTAAATCAAGAAAAAAACAATCTTCTCCAAGAAAACCAGAAATTAAATCAAGAAAAAAACAATCTTCTCCAAGAAAACCAGAAATTAAATCAAGAAAAAAACAATCTTCTCCAAGAAAACCAGAAATTAAATCAAGAAAAAAACAATTTAAAAATAATTTTAAACTCATATGATATTCAGGAGAAAAAACTAAGAATATTAAATCTAGAACAAGATATTGTTTATAAAAAATTAAAAATAAAATTAAAAGAACAAAAAATTAATAAACCAAAACCAATTATTAAGCGAATGCAAATTATATATTCTCAATCTGCAATATTCCGTATTCAAAATCAACTTTCATATAAACTAGGTCAAGCTATGATAGTTAATTCAAAATCTATACTAGGTTACATAAGAATGCTTTTTGTATTATCTTATATAAAAGATAAACACAAACAAGAACAAAAAATCTACCAAGAAAAAATAAAAAAAGATCCTTCTTTAAAGCTACCTCCATTAGAAGATTATCTTGATTATCAAGAAGCCTTAAAGGAAAAGGAGTGTTTTACTTATAAATTAGGTCAAGCTCTTATACAAGCTAATAAAACTTGGTATAAGGGTGGGTATATCAGGTTGTTACTTGAAATTAGGAAGTTGAGGAAAGATGTATGAAGATTATAGGAGTTATCCCAGCTAGATATGGATCTACAAGATTTCCAGGGAAACCATTGGTTGATATTTTTGGTAAGCCAATGATATGGTGGGTTTATCAGCAAGCTATTAGGAGTAAAAAGTTAACAGATGTTATAGTTGCAACAGATAATAAAAAAATTGTTGAGATATGTGAAAAATATAAGTTTCCATATATGATTACTAGAGAAGATCATTTAACTGCTGCGAATAGAATTTTTGAAGTATCAAGATATATAAAAGGTGATTATTATATTCAAATTAATGGTGATGAACCCTTGGTGGATGCGAATTTGATTGATTTGGTTATTCCAAAAGATATACCACAAGATATTGAATTTGGAACAAATATTATAGCTAGGATGATGAATCCCGTGGAAGTTGTAGATCCTAGTAATATTAAAGTTGTTTGCGATACTCACGATAATATAGTGTATATGT
This genomic stretch from Campylobacter lari subsp. concheus harbors:
- a CDS encoding HAD-IA family hydrolase; translation: MFNLRKIAEKYKLIMVDIDNTLFNYTFAHKNALEAVMKQYNLTLEDYDLAKKMIAKRGLSANHHKKELYFKIICENKNIHFSKASEMFELYVSIFTRNLKVDKTMFEFLCFIKTLNKKVIAITNFYFIEQIHKLNCANLTNMIDYLVCSEEFELEKPNKVLVNRALELYGKFIDEEEIVMIGDSIADDFLGGGYRINYYPYNCSKLLISISGKSGSGKTTLSNAIDEIYKSFIISTDGYHKYERHSKMWERVTHYNPEANNLIQLAMDIKHIYQDIGNKLYIPLYDHKNGVIIKSDEIKIKDLDIVIIEGLHTLYQEVIGDFVKIKIYIDSDEADKQKINRDSKERNYSHSKIIDTIQKREEDYKKYLEKQKDNANFLIIVRDGIFKICLRDILLNNYLQKEYTGRYEDLIQTVKDIFDLILKNRWVMENDV
- a CDS encoding class II aldolase/adducin family protein — encoded protein: MMYNNKKLDGCIKDYQELRKIFGNILDAPSKGGNISIKNDEYFIIKASGEDLKKEHKISIFKNNVNSFSYYKDYSVDIVKPSMEIKMHMVFKNKYVAHYHPVYILPYLCAKEYKFENYETIDFALPGNDLYEALSKSYSYQEKGVTLLRNHGVVIYAEQIQDIIELYNQLKSEFFEQNDFVYTPDDAVDKTNEELWLFRNVMENIASKKQINLNPLKVSEINKLLNLPDEQYRKKIMESEN
- a CDS encoding sugar phosphate nucleotidyltransferase; the protein is MNIIIPATGVGKRFKEAGYKELKPFIKVMKNKVILDYVVECFEVQNDIFYFIVQEREKSKFEDFALSRKINAKIIVYKGEKLGPAGSLYGVVSQLQDILDEEVIISYCDFGQEWNYKDFLQFAQKNLDVQAIIPCYTGYHPHLLPLENVYAACKVYEDTYKVYEVIEKYNSKNKFEEYYSSGIYYFRTLKLAIEAIKKQIEAKDMVSGEYYVSVTNNYIENVLCYPFIEKFYQFGTPKDFEYVKEKLNSQDVNNEKTKIQNTIILSAGRGERFLNLNFNQPKPFLPLGKTSIIENIIDTLKNVDTNIICVGAQDHEKYWENIKQEIRFVKPNKIGAAYSYKESCGDLSGDVLILPCDLIAKHVNKEFIRLQKEYEVIVFVTYASKYNINNPHYFTWVDGENNKIDNIFVKNRSNDANLVMIGSFYFKENSLLLEYINKIFQEDIKTNGEFYIDNVFELLIKTHKIGYIIVDNYFSFGTPDEYLENKYWFCKINIKENNGDRI
- a CDS encoding dTDP-4-dehydrorhamnose 3,5-epimerase family protein yields the protein MAIEFDIQESKILKGVYIITPNKFRDLRGEIWTAFTSEVIDKLLPDNLQFIHDKFIHSRHNVIRGIHGDHKTYKLATCVYGEIHQVVVDCRQDSPTYLKHEKFIINQDNQKIILVPAGFGNAHYVSSESAVYYYKCAYKGEYVDANEQFTYAWNDERIGVDWPTKSPVLSERDVLASKGN
- a CDS encoding NAD-dependent epimerase/dehydratase family protein, whose translation is MNKDSKIYIVGHRGSAGSAIMEKLQKLGYNNLIYATREELNLLDFSVVKNFFDNNQPEYVFFAAAKMSALGVKAPADILYENLTIQNNIFFNSYSSNVKKLIFFGSSWMYPQHADNPIKEESLLTSELEYNAEPYALAKIAGVRMCEFYNLQYNTNFISVALTNLYGKTADYNLKTARVLPAMLRKFHLAKLLNEKRYDEILLDLNLQDQDEAISYLNTNGIHKEHIELWGAGKTRREFIHSEDLADACIYIMNNINFSDLSKNNIKNTHINVGTGSDLSIAELAYLIKQITQYQGEIKFDISKPDSSMNRLLDCSKIQSFGWKHKIELEEGIKMMYEQYLLLK
- a CDS encoding protoporphyrinogen/coproporphyrinogen oxidase; its protein translation is MKIGIIGAGISGMSVARLLKDKFEVEVLEKYNVVGGIARTRDVNGDAYHVNGGHCFNSKFGDVLDFVFNVVLSKDKWNYLPRKAEILFKENWITYPIEFSIKEINNFDPNLAFRITNEMFNASYEKGKNLEEWFINHFGPTLAKEYFIPYNTKIWGIAPKNMDNVWIEDERQMKLPVPTKESFYKSLIDKTTDKMSHASFYYPKSNNQNTFIEAIGEGVDIIINYEVKDVKKESNQWIINGEKKYDLLINTSPLDLIPKILKDIPNNILGYFEKLKFNRVSNVLWKMNSEFIPTWAYIPNKDFKIHRIINTGRFMYPYKNCCITEIIGEHPIEIFEEEGKKIEFLDSIVSHNITEHAYPLFDLNYVKSKKNALEYLNFIGLISHGRFGEWEYYNMDVCIKRSIDLAKKIINEYYHD
- a CDS encoding mannose-1-phosphate guanylyltransferase/mannose-6-phosphate isomerase; this encodes MTNILLCGGSGTRLWPLSRTLMPKQFLKLFDDKSLFELAVQRNSKICSNVLIVCNEEQYFLALDQISNTNKTRFILEPLAKNTAVAITLACLSLPKEEIVFITPSDHLVKNEKAYQEVIAKALEIANDNYLVTFGIKPDSPHIGYGYIKSKNTYDVEAFIEKPNLKKAKEFLEDGSYLWNSGMFMFKVGFFLEQMQAYSKKIYDFCLKAHKNALIQNDFIKIKSADMEKIPELSIDYALMEKSNKVKVISSDISWSDVGSFESLAKEFSDGKNYTNTNAKFLDSNNIFCYASDKKKFIATIDLDDIFIIDTQDALLISKKSSSQKVKQIHEAIKENENLSKNHLCTHRPWGSFTILEDEKGYKIKRIEVKPGKRLSLQKHFHRNEHWIVLSGTASVEIDGVENLVRPNESIYIKMGQKHRLSNYGKIPVVIIEAQVGEYTGEDDIIRLEDDYKRI
- the gmd gene encoding GDP-mannose 4,6-dehydratase — encoded protein: MKKVALVTGVTGQDGAYLSEFLLNKGYEVHGIKRRSSLFNTDRIDHLFEGHHGKNNNFYLHYGDMTDSMNLTRIIAEIKPDEIYNLAAMSHVHVSFETPEYTANADGIGTLRILDAVRFLNLTQKTKIYQASTSELFGRVQETPQSEKTPFYPRSPYAVAKMYAYWITVNYREAYNMFACNGILFNHESPVRGETFVTRKITRAAAKIALNLDDILYLGNLDAKRDWGHAKDYVKMMWMILQHEKADDWVIATGKTTTVRDFVKLAFEYCGIKLNFKGNGIDEEGFIEDFDQQRVKELSLNFNHLQKGQVVVKVNPRYFRPTEVDLLLGDPSKAEKELGWNREYDLKNLVNDMMKSDLKLMNKDVFLKEGGYKIMRYYE
- a CDS encoding 3-deoxy-manno-octulosonate cytidylyltransferase, producing MKIIGVIPARYGSTRFPGKPLVDIFGKPMIWWVYQQAIRSKKLTDVIVATDNKKIVEICEKYKFPYMITREDHLTAANRIFEVSRYIKGDYYIQINGDEPLVDANLIDLVIPKDIPQDIEFGTNIIARMMNPVEVVDPSNIKVVCDTHDNIVYMSRTPIPYPYKYLQFDYYKHIGIIGFNEKMLSFYNNSKPLILESIEGIDMLRFTEYNKIFKAILVKKNIHTLSVDTKNDLEKVLKIIEKKFKTNKLDYIRRVL